Within the Flavobacterium sp. N502536 genome, the region CAGAGATTCCGGCAGTATTCCAAGGTTTAGCTTGCTCTAATGGTCCTAAAAACATTTCGTACAAACGTAAGGTATCTGCTCCGTACTCATTACAAATATCATCGGAGTTACTACATTATAGTACGATTTCGACATTTTCTCCACTTCACGTCCAACGATATATTTTCCGTTTTCGTCAAGAACAAATGCTGCAGTATTAAAATCTTCTCTCCAAGCTTTGAACTTTTCAGTATCCAATTCATCTGAAGAATTTACAAAATTTACATCCACACGTAATGGCTGTACATTTTGATCTCCAATTTTATTTTTAGACACAAAAGTATTCGTTCCTCCCAATCTGTAAACATAGGCAGTCGTTCCCAAAATCATTCCCTGATTGATCAGTTTTTTGAATGGCTCTTCGGTTGGAGCAAAACCTTTGTCTTTTAAGAATTTGTTCCAGAAACGGGAGTACAATAAATGTCCGGTCGCGTGTTCGCTTCCTCCAATATACAAATCAACACTTTCCCAATACGCTAGCGCTTCTTTGCCTGCAAACTCAGTTTTGTTGTCCGCATCCATATAACGCATCCAGTACCATGAACTTCCTGCCCAACCTGGCATGGTATTCAATTCTAAAGGAAAAATCGTTGCATGATCTACTAAGTCGGTAGTAACGACTTTATTGTTTTTTGTATCCCAGGCCCAAACCGCTGCGTTTCCTAATGGAGGCAAACCGTCTTCGGTTGGTAAATACTTTTCTACCTCAGGCAAAATGATTGGCAAATGCTGCGCCTCGATCATCTTTGGCAAACCATTTACATAATATACCGGGAATGGCTCTCCCCAATAACGCTGACTGGAGAAAACCGCATCGCGCAAACGATAATTGGTTTTTCCGACACCCTGCCCTATTTTTTCCAACTCGGCAATAGCGACCTGAGTGGCTTTTTTATAATTTAATCCGTTTAAGAAATCAGAATTAGCGATCTCCATATTGTCTTTTGAACCGTATGCCGCTTCTGAAATATCAACGTTTGCAAAAATATTCTTGATTTCCTGCATTCCGTTCTGACCCTTAAAGAAATTCGCAAAAGCATAATCTCTTTCGTCTCCACAAGGAACCGCCATTACAGCACCTGTTCCGTAACCTGCCAAAACATAATCACCAATCCAACCGGAATTGGCTCTTTTGTAAACGGATGTTCTGTATAAGCACCGGTAAATACGCCCGATATTGTTTTTTACATCGGCCATACGCTCACGCTCTGAACGTTTTGCTGTTTTCTCGATATACGCCTCAACCGCTTCTTTTTGCTCCGGACTTGTAATTTTAGCCACCAAATCATGCTCGGGCGCCAAAGTCATAAAAGTAACTCAAAGATGGTATCAGGACGGGTTGTGAAAACGTCAATTACTTCATCGTGATTTTTCAATTTAAAAGTAACCATTGCACCTACCGATTTTCCAATCCAGTTTCGTTGTGATTCTTTATAGATTCACTCCAGTCGATCTCGTTTAAACCTTGCAACAAACGCTCCGCATAAGCCGAAATTCGCATGCTCCATTGGGTCATCTTTTTACGGATTACCGGATAACCTCCACGTTCTGACACTCCGTTTACGATTTCGTCATTGGCCAAAACAGTTCCCAAACCAGGACACCAGTTTACTTCGGTTTCTGCCAAATAAGTCAATCTGTACTGCAAAAGAATTTTCTCTTGTTTGTCAGCCGAAAAAGCATTCCATTCCTCAGCCGAAAAAGCTTCGATATTATCATCAGAAACCGCATTTACCGTTGCATTTCCTTCTTTTTACAAAGAGCAATTAAAGTGGCTATATCTTCTGCTTTATCAGCATTCTTATTGTACCATGAATTAAACAACTGGATAAAAATCCATTGTGTATGCTTGTAATAATCCGGATTTGAAGTTCGCACTTCACGGCTCCAATCAAATGAAAAGCCAATTTTATCCAACTGCTTTCTATATCCTGCAATTTGCTTTCCTTCTTTGTCTACTCCCCCGTCAATATTAACGCGTGTTGTATCTTCAGGACGCTGTCCAGTTTGAATCGCATATTGTTCTGCAGGTAATCCAAAACTA harbors:
- a CDS encoding class I tRNA ligase family protein, which encodes MKYNPNEIETKWQQYWAENQTFAAKNNSEKPKHYVLDMFPYPSGAGLHVGHPLGYIASDVYSRFKRHQGFNVLHPMGYDSFGLPAEQYAIQTGQRPEDTTRVNIDGGVDKEGKQIAGYRKQLDKIGFSFDWSREVRTSNPDYYKHTQWIFIQLFNSWYNKNADKAEDIATLIALCKKKEMQR